In one window of Gouania willdenowi chromosome 8, fGouWil2.1, whole genome shotgun sequence DNA:
- the fscn2a gene encoding fascin-2a: MPTNGVNRALKLQFGLINYENRYLTAEAFGFKVNASGVSMKKKQIWTLEQDEQDGQFVFLRSHLGRYLASDKDGKVTCGAEKPEPECRFLIVPQSDGRWALQSEPYLRYFGGSADYLSCFSQAIGEQDLWAVHLALHPQASLLSVARKRYAHLSASDGEISVDSNIPWGVDSLVTLVYLDGKYSLKTCDSRFLSNDGKLVKENTTTTSFTLELKSGKLAFKDCDGKYLTPVGPTGTLRSGRCSKPGKDELFDLEESHPQVVFQAANKRFVSVKQGLSISANQDVETDMETFQMEIDKGTKKSMFRTNGGSYWTLVTHGEIQSTATEVEINTMFDIEWQGHRVALKASNGKYVCAKKNGQLSAVSETIGDDELFLMKLINRPMLILRGENGFVCHHKNSNTLNANRSVYDIFCLIFNDGAYIIKSVNGKFWYVSNSGLVCADGEKSEDFFLEFLEHGRIAIKSSNGKYLRGDQGGTLMGDGLSVDVSSLWEY; encoded by the exons ATGCCCACAAACGGAGTAAATCGAGCTCTGAAGCTGCAATTTGGCCTGATCAACTATGAGAATCGGTATCTGACAGCAGAGGCCTTTGGCTTCAAGGTGAATGCCTCAGGTGTCAGCATGAAGAAAAAGCAAATCTGGACTCTAGAGCAAGATGAGCAAGACGGTCAGTTTGTGTTCCTTCGCAGCCACCTGGGACGATACCTCGCCTCTGACAAAGACGGTAAAGTCACATGTGGGGCAGAGAAGCCTGAGCCTGAGTGTCGGTTTCTCATTGTTCCCCAGTCTGACGGTCGCTGGGCACTGCAGTCCGAGCCTTACCTGAGGTATTTTGGGGGCTCAGCTGACTATCTGTCCTGCTTCTCCCAGGCCATTGGGGAACAAGATCTTTGGGCTGTCCATCTGGCGTTACACCCACAGGCCAGCCTGCTCAGTGTGGCCCGTAAACGCTATGCCCATCTGTCTGCTTCAGATGGAGAGATCTCAGTGGACAGCAACATTCCCTGGGGAGTGGACTCCCTGGTCACCTTGGTATATCTTGATGGAAAGTACAGCCTGAAGACCTGTGACAGTCGCTTCCTCAGCAATGATGGCAAACTGGTCAAGGAGAACACGACCACTACGAGCTTCACGCTGGAGCTGAAGTCTGGAAAGCTGGCCTTTAAGGACTGTGATGGAAAATATTTGACCCCTGTGGGACCCACAGGGACACTGCGATCAGGCCGGTGCTCCAAGCCTGGAAAAGATGAGCTGTTTGATCTGGAAGAGAGTCATCCACAAGTAGTTTTCCAAGCTGCCAACAAACGATTTGTCTCAGTCAAACAAG GTTTGAgcatttcagccaatcaggatgTGGAAACAGACATGGAGACTTTCCAGATGGAGATCGACAAGGGTACCAAAAAGTCCATGTTCAGGACCAACGGTGGATCCTACTGGACTTTAGTCACTCATGGAGAGATTCAATCAACTGCCACAGAAGT AGAGATCAACACAATGTTTGACATTGAATGGCAAGGACACAGAGTGGCCCTGAAAGCAAGCAATGGAAAGTATGTGTGCGCAAAAAAGAATGGGCAGCTCTCAGCTGTCAGTGAAACAATAG GAGACGATGAATTATTCCTGATGAAACTCATCAACCGCCCAATGCTGATCCTACGTGGAGAGAATGGTTTTGTGTGCCACCATAAAAACTCAAACACCCTGAACGCCAACCGCTCTGTCTATGACATTTTCTGTTTGATCTTCAATGACGGCGCTTACATTATCAAAA GTGTGAATGGAAAGTTCTGGTATGTTTCCAACAGTGGCCTAGTGTGCGCAGATGGAGAAAAATCAGAGGACTTCTTCCTTGAATTCCTGGAACATGGACGCATTGCCATAAAGAGCTCCAATGGCAAGTACCTTCGAGGAGACCAGGGAGGCACACTGATGGGCGATGGTTTGTCTGTGGATGTGTCTTCTCTCTGGGAATACTAA